In Deltaproteobacteria bacterium, a genomic segment contains:
- a CDS encoding ATP-binding cassette domain-containing protein produces the protein MKLSTNPSVLLLRRSLGYFAPYKLLIVAAFTALGVVALCTAGAAYLVQPALDEIFINKDRDALIFVPLLLVAVFLGKGVGLFIQKYLMSYCGLKVLERLRYELYAKIICLPLDFFGETRVGMLMSRIISDVNLISSSLPELLRIIQHSLTMIGLVALVIYRDAALAFWACLVFPLAVYPVVYFGRKLRKVGRNYQSKIADISSHLQETFNGLRVVKAFAAEELEKDKFAQTSNKLVRIGIKGKVYNQLSSPIMELIGAVGAGLVIWYGGSEVIAGNRTPGEFFSFMTALVMLYDPFKSISQANNTIQQALAGAERVFEILDSPELIEESGGNRAYQPPFSTLDFEAVTFSYPGTTDPALKDVTLHIRAGQRVAFVGQSGAGKTTLAHLIPRFHDCRQGRILLNGLDVREYTLPSLRTNIGIVSQDPFLFNLSVRENIAYGQPGIAPQAVEDAARAAYAHEFILDLPQGYDTVVGEKGVKLSGGQKQRLTIARAILKNPSLLILDEATSALDTQSERIVQQALDNLMRGRTSLIIAHRLSTILSADSIVVMEGGRVVDTAPHQELLARCHVYQNLYRLQFEAGPTT, from the coding sequence ATGAAGCTGTCAACAAATCCCTCCGTGCTGCTGCTGCGCCGCAGTCTGGGCTATTTCGCCCCCTACAAACTGCTTATCGTCGCCGCATTCACGGCCCTGGGCGTGGTCGCCCTGTGCACGGCCGGTGCCGCCTACCTGGTGCAACCGGCCCTGGACGAAATTTTCATCAACAAAGACCGCGACGCCCTGATCTTCGTACCCCTGCTCCTGGTCGCGGTGTTCCTGGGCAAGGGCGTGGGGCTCTTCATCCAGAAATACCTCATGTCCTACTGCGGACTCAAAGTGCTGGAGCGCCTGCGCTACGAACTTTACGCCAAGATCATCTGCCTGCCCCTGGACTTTTTCGGAGAAACCCGGGTGGGCATGCTCATGTCGCGCATCATCAGCGACGTGAACCTGATCAGTTCCAGCCTGCCGGAACTGCTGCGCATCATCCAGCACAGCCTGACCATGATCGGTCTGGTGGCCCTGGTCATCTACCGAGACGCCGCGCTGGCCTTCTGGGCCTGTCTGGTCTTTCCCCTGGCCGTGTATCCGGTGGTCTACTTCGGCCGCAAACTGCGCAAGGTGGGACGCAACTACCAGTCCAAAATCGCCGATATTTCCTCCCATCTGCAGGAAACCTTCAACGGACTGCGCGTGGTCAAGGCCTTTGCCGCCGAGGAACTGGAAAAGGACAAATTCGCCCAGACCAGCAACAAGCTGGTCAGAATCGGCATCAAGGGCAAGGTCTACAACCAACTGTCCTCGCCCATCATGGAATTGATCGGAGCCGTGGGCGCGGGACTAGTCATCTGGTACGGGGGCAGCGAGGTCATCGCCGGCAACCGCACGCCCGGCGAGTTCTTTTCCTTCATGACCGCCCTGGTCATGCTCTACGATCCCTTCAAATCCATCAGCCAGGCCAACAACACCATCCAGCAGGCCCTGGCCGGAGCGGAGCGGGTCTTTGAAATCCTCGATTCTCCGGAACTGATCGAGGAATCCGGAGGCAACCGCGCCTACCAGCCGCCCTTTTCCACCCTGGACTTCGAGGCCGTGACCTTCAGCTATCCGGGCACCACCGACCCGGCCCTCAAGGACGTCACCCTGCACATCCGGGCCGGACAGCGCGTGGCCTTTGTCGGCCAGAGCGGCGCGGGCAAGACCACCCTGGCCCATCTCATCCCCCGCTTTCATGACTGCCGACAGGGGCGCATTCTGCTCAACGGCCTGGACGTTCGGGAATACACCCTGCCCAGTCTGCGCACCAACATCGGCATCGTTTCCCAGGATCCGTTCCTGTTCAACCTTTCGGTGCGCGAAAACATCGCCTACGGCCAGCCCGGCATCGCGCCCCAGGCCGTGGAAGACGCGGCGCGCGCGGCCTACGCCCATGAGTTCATCCTGGATCTGCCCCAGGGATACGACACCGTGGTCGGCGAAAAGGGGGTCAAGCTTTCCGGCGGACAAAAGCAGCGTCTGACCATTGCCCGGGCCATCCTCAAAAATCCATCCCTGCTCATCCTCGACGAAGCCACCTCGGCCCTGGACACCCAGTCCGAACGCATCGTGCAACAGGCCCTGGACAATCTCATGCGTGGCCGCACCAGCCTGATCATCGCCCATCGCCTGTCCACCATCCTGTCGGCGGACAGCATCGTGGTCATGGAGGGCGGCCGCGTCGTGGACACCGCCCCCCACCAGGAACTGCTGGCCCGCTGTCATGTCTACCAGAATCTGTACCGGCTCCAATTCGAGGCCGGCCCAACCACCTGA